The following DNA comes from Gammaproteobacteria bacterium.
CGGTGCAGGTGGAGATCGACGAACGCGTGACGCGGCTGTCCGAGCGCTTCTTTCCCGAGCTCTGCAGCGCCAATGACGATCCGCGCGCGCGCCTGGTTTTCGGCGACGGCATCAAGTGGGTGACCGAATCCGAACCGGAAAGCTATGACGTCATCATCGTCGACAGCACCGATCCGATCGGACCGGCGGCGGGCCTGTTCTCCGAACCGTTCTATCGCGACTGCTTCCGCGCCCTGCGTCCGGGCGGAATCATCGTCCAGCAGAGCGAATCGCCGCTGCTGCATATGAAACTGATCAGCGCGATGCGGCGGGCGATGCGCAGCGCCGGCTTCGGCGACCTGCTCACCCTGAACTTCCCCCAGTGCGTCTACCCTTCGGGCTGGTGGAGCGCGACGCTGGCGGGCAAGGCCGCCTCGCTCAGGAACATCCGGGACCAGGACATCGTGGACAAGTCGTTCGCGACGCGCTACTACAACCTGGCGATGCACCAGGCCTGCCTGGCACAACCCGAGTTTTTCCGCAGCGAGATCGAGCAGTAGCGCGTCGGCTGCACGGCCGCGGGCACCTCAGTCACACCACTTTTCCACATCCTCGCGCGACTTGCCGAGCACCATCTCGCGCTCCTCGTCCGAGAGGAACACGCGTTCCCCGTTGGTGTCCACCCGGTACATGCGCTCGATGCTCTCGTTGTGCTGCAGGGTCTGACGCGCGATCTGGCAGTTCTGCTCGCGAATCTTGCGCCGCTGCTCCTCCATCGCCGCCTGCTGTTCCTCCTTGGATGCCGCGGGATCCGTCGCCGCGGCGTCATCTTCCGCGCCAGCCTCCTCCTCGTCATCCCCGACCAGGGACGGGCTGGATGGTGTCACCCGCATCTCCTCCGCCGCCGCATTCGGCACCGGACGGTCGCTGAAATGTATCACGCCGGATTCGTCCGTCCATTTGTAGACGGTCTCCGCGGCAACACAGGCGAAGGAAGCGGCCCCAAGCAGCACCGCGGTCACGGCCAGGAAGTTCTTCATTGGAGGTCCCATGCAAGGTTGGAGAGGTATGCCGAGGATATCGGCCGTCCGCCACCTTTCCTTACCCCGCGGGCCGTGCCCGCCCGGCGCCGGGAAAGGTATAATCAACGGGATTTTAATCACTATTAGCCCCGCTGAGGAGGGCCCGATGTCCGATGAACCCGTAATCGCGCAAAAATTCCCCTATGTGAAAAGCCTCGCGCCCGGAACCTACTACTGGTGCGCCTGCGGCAGATCGGCGAACCAGCCCTTTTGCGACGGATCCCACAAGGGGACGGCGTTCTCGCCGGTGCAGTTCACCGTTACCTCCCGCGCGCCGGTGGCCCTGTGCGGCTGCAAGCACACCCAGGAACCGCCGTTTTGTGACGGATCTCACAGCAAGCTCTAGACACATTCCGGAACCACCACACTCCACAAAAAAGAAGGGCGCCAGAGGCGCCCTTCCGAACACAGCCGCTGTTCCCGGCTGTCAGAGGTTGTATCCGCGCTCGTCGTGCAGCGACAGATCCAGACCTTCCGTTTCCTGCTCCTCGTTCACACGCAGGCCCATGATGACATCCAGGACCTTCAGGATGATGAACGTGGCGACCGCGCAGTAGATGACGGTGATCACCACACCCTTCACCTGGATCATGAACTGGCTGAAGCTGCCCGGTACGCCGCCGATGGCCTCCACGGCGAAGAAACCGGTCAGCAGCGCACCCACGATGCCGCCCACCGCATGCACGCCGAATACGTCGAGCGAGTCGTCGTACTTGAGCGCGCGCTTCAGCTTGGTCGAGGCCAGGAAGCAGATGATGCCCGCCGCGATGCCGATGATGAGCGATCCCACCGGACCGACGAAGCCGGACGCCGGGGTGATGGCCACCAGGCCCGCGACCGCGCCGGACACGATACCGAGCACGCTCGGCTTGCCGTGTGACAGCCACTCGCTGAACATCCAGGCCAGCGCCGCCGCCGCCGTCGCGATCTGGGTCACCGCCATCGCCATGCCCGCACGGCCGTCGGCCGCCACCGCGGAACCGGCGTTGAAACCGAACCAGCCCACCCACAGCATGGAGGCACCGATCACGGTGAGGACCATATTGTTCGGGGCCATCGGCGTGGTCGGCCAGCCCTTGCGCTTGCCCAGCACCAGTGCCGCGACCAGACCCGCGATACCGGCGTTGATGTGCACCACGGTGCCGCCCGCGAAGTCCAGCACCCCCATGTCCCAGAAGTAACCGCCGTCACCGCTCCACACCATGTGCGCGATGGGGGCATACACCACCAGTGACCAGATGCCCATGAACCACAGCATGGCCGAGAACTTCATGCGCTCCGCGAAGGCACCGACGATCAGCGCCGGGGTGATGATGGCGAAGGTCATCTGGAAGGTCATGAACACGCTCTCGGGGAAGGCGGCTGTCAGGCTGTCCTTCTCCATGCCGGCCAGGAAGGCCTTGCTCAGTCCGCCGACGAACGAGCTGAAGTTGGTTACGCCCTTCTCCATGCCGGTAGTATCGAAGGCCATGCTGTAACCGAACATCATCCACAACACACTGATCAGGCAGGTGATGGCGAAGCACTGCATCATGACCGACAGCACGTTCTTGGAGCGCACCATGCCGGCGTAGAACAGGGCCAGACCGGGAATGGTCATGAACAGCACCAGCGCCGTGGAGGTCAGCATCCACGCCGTGTCGCCGGAGTTCAGGGTCGGGCCTTCATCGGCCGGCGGGGCCTCCTCGGCGGGGGTCTCGATCATCTCCATGGTTTCCATGGAGGCTTCCGGAGACATCTCCTCGTCCTGGGCCCACGCGCCGAAGGCGACGGCCAGCAACAACAGCATCATCAGGCCGCGGACTAGATTCTTATATTGTTTCATTTCGATTCCTCCCAGTGTGTCACAGTGCGTCGGAGCCGGTTTCGCCCGTACGGATGCGCACCGCTTGCTCAAGGTTAAAGACAAAGATCTTGCCGTCGCCGATCTTGCCGGTCTGGGCCGATTTGGTAATCGCCTCTATCACTTGTTCATACAGACTGTCGTCGACGGCCACCTCGATCTTCACCTTGGGGAGAAAATCGACCACGTACTCGGCGCCTCGATAGAGCTCGGTATGCCCCTTCTGGCGCCCGAAACCCTTGACCTCGGTCACGGTGATGCCTTGTACGCCGATGTCGGACAGGGCTTCGCGAACATCGTCGAGCTTGAACGGCTTGATTATCGCGCTGACTAGCTTCATGACATTTCCCTCTTTAATGGGTACATAAGGATTGCTGCCGCGGGATGGAAATCCCAGGGATGATTCACGGACACAGAGTAAATTGCAGCAACCATGCCACCGAATAAAAAACATTATTTATCAATATATTGACCCCAATTTCCCGCTGCCACGCCCACCCAGGATGCACTATATTGATACGCCTCGGATCGATGAATGCTCTATATTTGTGCATTGACTCAGGCTTAATCGTCCTGCCCGATTCACGTACAATCCAGATTCACGCACCAGACCATCAGGGAGCCGCGATGCTGGACCCGAAGTTCATCGAAGACCTCAGCCAGCGCCTGAGCAGTGCCGTACCGGAGGGCGCGCGGGTCCTCAAGCAGGATCTCGATCGGAATTTCCGCGCGGTGCTGAACAGCGCCTTCACGCGACTGGATCTGGTCACGCGCGAGGAGCTGGAGGTCCAGGAAAACCTGCTGGCGCGTACCCGGGAAATGCTCGACGGGCTGGCGCTGCGTGTCGAAGAACTCGAAAGGAGATTGCGGGACAAGGCAGGCTGAGCCCCGCGGCAACTGCAATGGTCCGGGTCTGCCCCGGGTCTTCCGACCACAGGATTTCAAGGATGAGATTCGGTGTCGCTGGCCATTATCCACACCCGCGCCCAGACCGGCATTGACGCGCCGCCGGTCACCGTTGAGGTCCACCTCGCCAACGGGCTGCCCGCGCTTGCCATCGTCGGCCTGCCCGAGGCCGCGGTGAAGGAAAGCAAGGAGCGTGTGCGTGCCGCCCTGCTCCAGGCCAATTTCGAATTCCCGGCCCGTCGCATCACGATCAACCTGGCGCCGGCCGACCTCCCCAAGGAAGGCGGCCGCTACGACCTCGCCATCGCGCTCGGTATCCTCGTCGCCTCGGGCCAGTTGCCGCCCGCCGCGTGCGACCGCCACGAGTTCATCGGCGAACTGGCCCTGACCGGCGAATTGCGTGGGGTGCGCGGCGTACTGCCGGCCGCGCTCGCCGCGACGAATGCGGGACGTGCCCTGATCGTGCCGGCGGCGAATGCCGCGGAGGGCGCCCTGGCCGGGGCGGCGACTCTGTATGCCGCGAATCACCTGCTGGAGGTCTGCGCCCATCTTAACAGCGCGCGTGAACTGCCGTCGATGGACATTCCGGCGATACCGGCACGCAAGGTCATGGAAGACCTCGCCGATGTCCGCGGACAAGCGCATGCCAAGCGCGCGCTCGAGATCGCGGCCGCGGGCGGCCACAGCCTGCTGCTGATCGGTCCGCCCGGCACCGGCAAGACCCTGCTCGCAAGCCGCCTGCCCGGCATCCTGCCGCCGATGACGGATCAGGAGGCCCTGGAAACCGCCGCCGTCGCCTCCATCAGCGGCAGCGGCTTCGATCTCCGGCGCTGGCGGGAACGGCCGTTCCGCGCCCCGCACCATACTGCCTCCGGGATCGCGCTGGTCGGTGGCGGCAGTTCGCCGCGGCCCGGAGAGATCTCGCTGGCGCACAATGGCGTGCTGTTCCTGGACGAGCTGCCCGAGTTCGACCGCCGTGTGCTCGAGGTACTGCGCGAACCGCTGGAATCGGGGCGCATCATGATCTCGCGCGCGGCGCGCCAGTGTGAATTCCCGGCGCGCTTCCAGCTCGTCGCGGCGATGAATCCCTGCCCGTGCGGATATCTGGGCGATGCCTCGGGCCGCTGTCGCTGCACCGCGGAACAAATTCAGCGTTATCGTGCGCGGGTCTCCGGTCCGCTGATCGATCGCATAGATATGCACATTGAGGTGCCGAAATTGCCACACTCTGCGTTGATACAAGCGGGTACTGATTTATCCCCGACCAGTGCTCAGGTGCGAGAACGCGTCGTGCATGCACGCGAACGTCAGATCGTGCGCGACGGGATACCTGCTCATCAGCTCGGGCCAACGGACATCGGGAAGTGCTGCGCGCTCGACGAACAGGGGGTGACCCTGCTCGAAAAGGCAGCTACCCGCCTCGGACTGTCGGCACGCGCCTACCATCGCATTCTGAAGGTCGCGCGCACCATCGCCGACCTCGATGGTTCGGATAAAATCGGTCACGTGCATCTGGGTGAGGCCATCGCCTACAGGGCGCTGGATCGCAAACCACGCGATTGCGCCGTATGACTATCCTTGCACCCTCCCATCCAAGATTCTCCCTTGGGAGATCCCGATAACACCGCCGGCCCCGTGCAACAGATGGGCGCCATGTACCCGGATTTGGCCTGGATGTCATGAAAAACATTATTAAGCCGCCGTGATTTCCAGCATAATCATGACTTGTCATACAGTCCGAATGAATAGATCCCGACTTCGAATGTATTCGAATACAGGATTCCTCTCCCGTCTCACCACAGCGGCCATGTTCCTCATGGCCGCCTTGCCGGGACCTGTATTCGCCGCCGATCAGGCCTCCGATGCTGCCGTCGTCTGCCCCGCCGATGATGTTCTCGAAGAACAGTTGTCGGCCCGTCTGGCGCAGTTGCTTGATACAAGCAGGCGCCTGGATGCCTTCATCACCGGTGAGCGCCTGAGCGATTCACCGCCTTCCGCCCTGTTTACCATCGACCTCCAGGATGAAGCGGCCGTTCAGCGCCGGGTTATCG
Coding sequences within:
- the speE gene encoding polyamine aminopropyltransferase, with the protein product MSLDQNWFTEVGENTGIAFSLRITGKLHDEQTEYQRIEIYETTDFGRLMTIDGYIMLSQRDNFLYHEMLSHPVLYTHVNPKSVLIIGGGDCGTLREVLKHESVKSAVQVEIDERVTRLSERFFPELCSANDDPRARLVFGDGIKWVTESEPESYDVIIVDSTDPIGPAAGLFSEPFYRDCFRALRPGGIIVQQSESPLLHMKLISAMRRAMRSAGFGDLLTLNFPQCVYPSGWWSATLAGKAASLRNIRDQDIVDKSFATRYYNLAMHQACLAQPEFFRSEIEQ
- a CDS encoding accessory factor UbiK family protein, whose protein sequence is MLDPKFIEDLSQRLSSAVPEGARVLKQDLDRNFRAVLNSAFTRLDLVTREELEVQENLLARTREMLDGLALRVEELERRLRDKAG
- a CDS encoding YifB family Mg chelatase-like AAA ATPase; its protein translation is MSLAIIHTRAQTGIDAPPVTVEVHLANGLPALAIVGLPEAAVKESKERVRAALLQANFEFPARRITINLAPADLPKEGGRYDLAIALGILVASGQLPPAACDRHEFIGELALTGELRGVRGVLPAALAATNAGRALIVPAANAAEGALAGAATLYAANHLLEVCAHLNSARELPSMDIPAIPARKVMEDLADVRGQAHAKRALEIAAAGGHSLLLIGPPGTGKTLLASRLPGILPPMTDQEALETAAVASISGSGFDLRRWRERPFRAPHHTASGIALVGGGSSPRPGEISLAHNGVLFLDELPEFDRRVLEVLREPLESGRIMISRAARQCEFPARFQLVAAMNPCPCGYLGDASGRCRCTAEQIQRYRARVSGPLIDRIDMHIEVPKLPHSALIQAGTDLSPTSAQVRERVVHARERQIVRDGIPAHQLGPTDIGKCCALDEQGVTLLEKAATRLGLSARAYHRILKVARTIADLDGSDKIGHVHLGEAIAYRALDRKPRDCAV
- a CDS encoding DUF4124 domain-containing protein, which encodes MKNFLAVTAVLLGAASFACVAAETVYKWTDESGVIHFSDRPVPNAAAEEMRVTPSSPSLVGDDEEEAGAEDDAAATDPAASKEEQQAAMEEQRRKIREQNCQIARQTLQHNESIERMYRVDTNGERVFLSDEEREMVLGKSREDVEKWCD
- a CDS encoding ammonium transporter; this encodes METMEMIETPAEEAPPADEGPTLNSGDTAWMLTSTALVLFMTIPGLALFYAGMVRSKNVLSVMMQCFAITCLISVLWMMFGYSMAFDTTGMEKGVTNFSSFVGGLSKAFLAGMEKDSLTAAFPESVFMTFQMTFAIITPALIVGAFAERMKFSAMLWFMGIWSLVVYAPIAHMVWSGDGGYFWDMGVLDFAGGTVVHINAGIAGLVAALVLGKRKGWPTTPMAPNNMVLTVIGASMLWVGWFGFNAGSAVAADGRAGMAMAVTQIATAAAALAWMFSEWLSHGKPSVLGIVSGAVAGLVAITPASGFVGPVGSLIIGIAAGIICFLASTKLKRALKYDDSLDVFGVHAVGGIVGALLTGFFAVEAIGGVPGSFSQFMIQVKGVVITVIYCAVATFIILKVLDVIMGLRVNEEQETEGLDLSLHDERGYNL
- a CDS encoding CDGSH iron-sulfur domain-containing protein gives rise to the protein MSDEPVIAQKFPYVKSLAPGTYYWCACGRSANQPFCDGSHKGTAFSPVQFTVTSRAPVALCGCKHTQEPPFCDGSHSKL
- the glnK gene encoding P-II family nitrogen regulator, which produces MKLVSAIIKPFKLDDVREALSDIGVQGITVTEVKGFGRQKGHTELYRGAEYVVDFLPKVKIEVAVDDSLYEQVIEAITKSAQTGKIGDGKIFVFNLEQAVRIRTGETGSDAL